A single Dunckerocampus dactyliophorus isolate RoL2022-P2 chromosome 2, RoL_Ddac_1.1, whole genome shotgun sequence DNA region contains:
- the LOC129167989 gene encoding uncharacterized protein LOC129167989 → MDPAEPEPVKLALRHQAQRLAPHNHNRTSSKSGDSHGPTTHAAAFRSERARVAFVMSHLSGRAGAWATAEWSRQSPLCSSYSAFAKAMEQVFQRTPPGRDAARSLLRLCQGRRCAADYAIEFRALAAQSDWNASALLDAFFMGLSDPIKDQMVPLEAPTHLDDLIALAIRIEKRLKDRRVDKERAIPSGSYVNHRAPPTPPRPPIYTEFPPAPKLDEPMQLEGSRLTPAERNRRKQLHLCIYCGQAGHPISRCPVRPDSPRSQASRSSPPRASTDTPSGMTSSFEPAGRLQLPDCAIDLLPGAPFPSSRLYNVSKPEREALELYISTSLAAGLIRPSTSQLAAGFFFVEKKDKSLRPCIDYRALNDITVKNKYPLPLMDSAFNSLHSAKIFTKLDLRSAYHLVRVREGDEWKTAFNTPLGHFEYLVMPFGLTNAPAVFQSLINDVLQDMLGRFIFVYLDDILIFSSSLKEHIQHVRLVLQRLLENTLFVKAEKCSFHSSSVSFLGFIVEQGQLSPDPAKIQAVVDWPAPTSRKLLQRFLGFANFYRRFIRNFSLVAEPLTKLTSVKVPFVWTPEADSAFNRLKSLFTTAPVLTHLLNLLSRSTLPIQA, encoded by the exons atggaccccgcggagccTGAGCCCGTTAAGCTGGCATTACGCCACCAGGCGCAACGCCTGG CACCACACAACCACAACCGCACTTCCAGCAAGTCAGGAGACTCCCACGGACCCACCACCCAC GCAGCAGCTTTCCGCTCCGAGCGGGCACGAGTGGCTTTTGTCATGTCACACTTGTCTGGAAGAGCCGGAGCCtgggccacggcggaatggAGCCGCCAATCACCGCTCTGTTCCTCCTATTCCGCCTTTGCTAAAGCCATGGAGCAAGTTTTCCAGCGTACTCCTCCGGGTCGCGACGCAGCACGCTCCCTTCTGCGGCTGTGCCAGGGACGCCGCTGCGCTGCTGACTACGCCATTGAATTTCGCGCGCTGGCGGCACAGAGCGACTGGAACGCCTCGGCCCTGCTAGACGCCTTTTTCATGGGTCTCTCCGACCCCATCAAGGACCAAATGGTTCCGCTGGAGGCTCCCACACACCTCGACGACCTCATCGCCTTGGCCATTCGTATTGAGAAGCGCCTCAAGGACCGCAGAGTGGACAAGGAGCGCGCCATTCCCAGCGGCAGCTATGTCAATCACAGGGCTCCACCCACTCCGCCTCGGCCGCCAATTTACACGGAGTTTCCCCCGGCGCCGAAACTAGATGAACCAATGCAGCTGGAAGGGAGTCGACTCACTCCTGCAGAGAGGAACCGACGCAAGCAACTGCATctgtgcatctactgcggccaggcAGGTCATCCTATCTCCCGCTGTCCCGTTCGCCCCGACAGCCCACGCTCTCAAGCCTCACGCTCCAGTCCTCCACGCGCTTCCACAGACACGCCCTCCGGGATGACGTCATCGTTTGAACCAGCGGGAAGACTACAACTTCCAG ATTGCGCCATCGATCTCCTCCCCGGTGCTCCGTTCCCGTCTTCACGGTTATACAATGTCTCCAAACCTGAGAGAGAGGCGCTAGAGCTATATATATCCACTTCCCTCGCTGCCGGCCTCATTCGCCCCTCCACATCTCAATTAGCAgccggatttttttttgttgagaaaaAAGATAAATCCCTCCGCCCTTGTATCGATTACCGCGCTCTCAACGATATCacggttaaaaataaatatccctTACCACTTATGGACTCCGCCTTCAACTCCCTTCACTCCGCTAAAATTTTCACCAAGCTCGACCTCCGCTCTGCCTATCATCTGGTTCGTGTCCGagagggtgatgaatggaagaccgcATTCAATACCCCTCTCGGACACTTTGAGTATCTCGTCATGCCTTTCGGGCTCACCAATGCCCCGGCAGTGTTCCAGAGTCTCATAAATGATGTCCTGCAGGACATGCTCGGCCGTTTTATATTCGTCTACTTGGATGACATTCTgattttttcctcttcactcAAGGAACATATCCAACACGTCCGGTTAGTCCTGCAACGACTACTTGAAAACACGCTGTTTGTCAAGGCCGAGAAGTGCTCGTTTCACTCCTcttctgtttcttttttggggtTCATCGTGGAGCAGGGTCAGCTAAGTCCCgacccagccaagatccaggctgtggtTGACTGGCCCGCTCCCACATCAAGGAAGCTTCTACAAAGGTTCCTGGGTTTCGCCAACTTCTATCGTCGGTTTATTAGGAACTTCAGTCTAGTTGCGGAGCCCTTGACGAAGCTTACATCTGTTAAGGTTCCCTTtgtgtggaccccagaggccGACTCAGCTTTTAATAGACTCAAGTCTTTATTTACCACTGCTCCAGTTCTCACCCATCTTCTCAATTTGTTGTCGAGGTCGACGCTTCCAATACAGGCgtag